In Trichocoleus desertorum NBK24, the following are encoded in one genomic region:
- a CDS encoding HetZ-related protein 2, which produces MRLADKLANDWRSQLETECSKQSVTHRESIIRWLMGEDLARFDTLAPDQLAIVQQAMDYRYRILQQRYLGVGPERAYRNLIQRLSSLFLIRNKIKTWVALSRDRQRSVVDVLQEVVQELLQSDGYMQQQVTWIAQCTSEPRMRNILLLASVEEYCLRPIRNQPLLVYRFVNYLRRSQRGGMTQVPSGDLVRLVSEEITPDEAENPVSLLDNQAVAQYQDAQAWEEQQRARTAVKQSFEQYLAEKVEPDAARWLQLYLQGHSQEAIARTLDLPIKQVYRLREKISYHAIRVFALKNEPDLVANWLETSLQEHSLGLTPEQWQKYVDSLTNEQRQLLDRLREGSTLEAIAGDLNLKTNQVMGEWSKLYLAAQEIRSVS; this is translated from the coding sequence ATGAGACTGGCAGACAAACTGGCAAATGACTGGCGATCGCAACTAGAAACGGAATGCTCCAAGCAATCTGTGACACATCGGGAAAGCATTATCCGTTGGCTGATGGGAGAGGACTTAGCGCGCTTTGACACGTTAGCTCCCGACCAACTGGCGATCGTTCAGCAAGCAATGGATTATCGCTATCGGATTTTGCAACAGCGCTATCTTGGTGTGGGGCCAGAACGGGCTTACCGTAACCTGATTCAGCGCCTTAGTAGCTTGTTTTTGATTCGCAACAAAATTAAGACTTGGGTTGCTCTTAGCCGCGATCGCCAACGTTCGGTTGTGGATGTCTTGCAGGAAGTAGTTCAGGAACTGTTGCAGAGCGATGGCTATATGCAACAGCAAGTAACTTGGATTGCTCAGTGCACCTCAGAGCCTCGGATGCGGAATATACTGTTATTGGCAAGTGTCGAAGAATACTGCCTCAGACCCATTCGCAATCAACCGCTGCTAGTCTATCGCTTCGTTAACTATCTGCGACGCTCTCAGCGGGGTGGGATGACTCAAGTGCCCAGCGGTGATTTAGTGCGACTGGTTTCGGAAGAAATCACCCCCGATGAAGCTGAAAACCCGGTCAGCTTGCTCGACAACCAAGCCGTGGCTCAATACCAAGATGCGCAAGCTTGGGAAGAACAACAAAGGGCTCGGACTGCCGTGAAGCAATCGTTTGAGCAATACCTAGCCGAGAAAGTAGAACCAGATGCAGCTCGTTGGTTACAGCTTTACCTGCAAGGTCACTCGCAAGAAGCGATCGCTCGGACTTTAGACCTGCCGATCAAGCAAGTTTATCGGTTGCGAGAGAAAATTAGCTATCACGCGATTCGAGTTTTCGCCTTAAAAAATGAACCAGATCTGGTAGCAAATTGGCTAGAGACTTCTTTGCAGGAACACAGCCTCGGTCTAACCCCGGAGCAGTGGCAGAAATACGTCGATAGCCTCACTAACGAACAACGACAACTACTGGATCGGCTTAGGGAAGGAAGCACTTTAGAAGCGATCGCGGGCGATTTGAACTTAAAGACCAATCAGGTCATGGGCGAGTGGAGCAAACTCTATCTTGCGGCTCAAGAAATCCGTAGTGTGTCTTAA
- a CDS encoding CbtB-domain containing protein, giving the protein MRTTVMTSGSLQQQAIRWTLSVPVQATLFTALCALTLWTVYFSTYPAAHNHMHSLRHHTLSVSCH; this is encoded by the coding sequence ATGAGAACTACAGTCATGACTTCTGGCTCTCTTCAGCAACAGGCTATCCGTTGGACGCTTTCGGTGCCTGTGCAAGCCACCCTATTTACTGCCTTGTGTGCGTTGACCCTCTGGACGGTTTATTTCTCAACCTATCCTGCCGCTCATAACCACATGCACTCGCTGCGTCACCACACCTTGAGTGTTAGCTGCCACTAG
- the rbfA gene encoding 30S ribosome-binding factor RbfA — protein MATSRRVSRVSELIKREVSQMLLSGIKDDRVGTGMVSVTDVDVSGDLQHAKVFVSIYGSDEARAETMAGLKSATGFVRSELGQRVRLRRTPEVIFVEDRSIERGTRVLSLINQLSQDRKPDDATDGIDQDADDWEQDLVGAQDEDDEE, from the coding sequence ATGGCTACTAGTCGTCGCGTCTCTCGCGTTTCAGAATTAATCAAACGAGAAGTCAGCCAAATGCTCCTCTCTGGCATTAAAGATGACCGAGTGGGTACGGGCATGGTTAGCGTTACTGATGTCGATGTGTCGGGCGACTTGCAGCATGCCAAGGTTTTCGTCAGCATTTATGGCAGCGACGAAGCGAGAGCTGAGACAATGGCGGGCCTGAAGTCAGCGACAGGCTTCGTTCGCAGTGAGCTAGGGCAGCGGGTTCGGCTCCGGCGCACCCCAGAAGTGATTTTTGTCGAAGATCGCTCGATTGAACGCGGCACACGAGTTCTCTCTCTAATTAATCAGTTGAGTCAGGATCGCAAGCCTGATGATGCAACCGATGGCATCGACCAAGACGCAGACGACTGGGAGCAAGATCTAGTCGGGGCACAAGACGAGGATGATGAGGAATAG
- a CDS encoding YdcF family protein — MFELLTLVLLWLLVGIIIWYVLQKLIPKEYYTWLGAFVMVLFIILAFLTPTSRIVSTVWSVLSLPFKPLGLSLLLLGSAATKMDKGGLKKPGGTLVIAALLILLISSTPFVAYALAQKTEQSAIQFDQQRRELCDLQCPTTLTPPEEQTAAAIAVLGWGTTQANLPYRRQIQLTDTGDRIIYAAQLYQDQLRLGNRPLVIVSAGPRGDLQGKPEEIVEARDIETLLINMGVARDDIVVEPTGVDVRTSAVAVGRILMERRLGDRVILVTSATNTRRAALTFARVGIRVIPRPTNFYTFESGGNLRRRLRIADFVPSADTLVITTRVIEEYLLSVYYFLRGWLAPLGI, encoded by the coding sequence ATGTTTGAACTATTAACGTTAGTTCTGCTGTGGCTGCTAGTTGGCATAATTATTTGGTACGTCCTCCAGAAGCTGATTCCGAAGGAGTACTACACCTGGCTCGGTGCCTTTGTGATGGTGTTGTTCATCATTCTGGCCTTCCTCACGCCGACCAGCCGAATTGTCTCTACGGTTTGGAGTGTACTCTCGCTGCCTTTTAAGCCACTGGGCTTGTCTTTGTTGCTGCTGGGTAGTGCGGCCACCAAAATGGACAAAGGAGGGCTAAAAAAGCCTGGAGGCACTTTAGTCATCGCAGCTTTGTTAATTCTGCTAATTTCCAGTACTCCCTTTGTGGCTTACGCTTTAGCTCAAAAAACAGAGCAATCCGCTATTCAGTTTGATCAGCAACGGCGAGAACTCTGTGATCTCCAGTGCCCTACCACATTGACACCGCCAGAAGAGCAAACAGCCGCCGCGATCGCGGTTCTGGGGTGGGGAACCACGCAGGCAAATCTACCGTATCGGCGGCAAATTCAGCTTACAGATACGGGCGATCGCATTATTTACGCCGCTCAACTGTATCAAGATCAACTACGGCTGGGGAATCGACCTTTAGTCATTGTTAGTGCAGGTCCGAGGGGCGATTTACAAGGGAAGCCGGAGGAAATTGTGGAAGCAAGGGATATTGAAACCTTGCTGATCAATATGGGAGTGGCTAGAGACGATATTGTAGTGGAACCGACTGGTGTAGATGTGCGAACCAGTGCCGTAGCGGTGGGACGAATTTTAATGGAGCGGCGACTGGGCGATCGCGTCATCTTAGTTACCTCAGCAACCAACACTAGGCGAGCGGCCCTAACCTTTGCCAGAGTTGGCATTCGAGTCATTCCTCGACCCACTAACTTTTATACCTTTGAGTCGGGTGGCAATCTCAGGCGCAGATTGCGGATTGCGGATTTTGTCCCCAGTGCCGATACTCTCGTGATCACAACTCGCGTAATTGAAGAGTACTTGCTCTCTGTTTATTACTTCTTACGCGGTTGGCTCGCACCTTTAGGCATCTAG
- a CDS encoding ABC transporter ATP-binding protein, with protein sequence MARSQLRKLAAYLQPHWKTTALGVLSLLIVNIVGVYIPLVIRNAIDDLQVTFSFDRVLYYVGLILALASVMWGIRMISRILLFGTGRQVEFDLKQKIFSHLLTLEPSYFSLNTAGDLISRATSDVDNIRRLVGFAVLSLANTVFAYSLTLPVMLTINWKLSLLAIVPYPFMLMLVRLFSDRLRNEQIAVQEELSRMSDLIQEDMSGIALIKIYAQEENERRAFRELNQQLLKANLKLARTRNTLFPLLIGIASLSILVLLWQGARAIATGALSVGDFIALLLYVERLIFPTALLGFTITAYQRGEVSIDRVESILTVEPKIKNEPGVVPLTLTEVKGRLTARDLSFTYPGSVIPALQNVSFTIKPGETVAIVGSIGSGKSTLANAIPRLLDISPGQLFVDDYDITQLRLQDLRSAIAYVPQDSFLFSTTVKNNIRYGDPLAEQPEVEYAAKQAQIHQEILNFPHQYETVVGERGITLSGGQRQRSALGRALLVDAPILILDDALSSVDNQTATQILQNLSEGTQRKTVLFISHQLAAAATADRIFVMEHGQIVQTGTHEQLLKQPGLYQSLWNQHALEEMLR encoded by the coding sequence ATGGCGCGCTCTCAGCTACGGAAACTTGCGGCTTACTTACAACCCCACTGGAAAACCACCGCTTTAGGCGTTCTATCACTGCTGATTGTGAACATAGTCGGGGTTTATATTCCGCTAGTGATCCGCAACGCGATTGATGATCTCCAAGTCACCTTTAGCTTCGACCGAGTTTTGTACTATGTGGGGCTGATTTTAGCCCTAGCGTCAGTCATGTGGGGAATTCGCATGATTTCGCGGATTTTACTGTTTGGCACTGGGCGACAGGTGGAATTTGACTTAAAGCAGAAGATCTTCAGTCACCTCCTGACTTTAGAGCCGTCTTACTTCTCGCTCAACACTGCTGGGGATCTGATCAGCCGCGCTACAAGTGATGTAGACAACATTCGGCGCTTGGTAGGGTTTGCGGTGCTCAGCTTGGCGAATACGGTCTTTGCCTACAGCTTAACGTTGCCCGTCATGCTGACGATTAACTGGAAGCTGAGCTTACTGGCGATCGTGCCTTATCCGTTCATGTTGATGCTGGTGCGCCTGTTTAGCGATCGCCTCCGCAATGAGCAGATCGCGGTGCAAGAAGAACTTTCTAGAATGAGCGACCTGATTCAAGAAGACATGAGCGGCATCGCCTTGATCAAGATCTACGCTCAAGAAGAAAACGAGCGGCGAGCCTTCCGAGAACTGAATCAGCAACTCCTCAAAGCCAACCTGAAGCTAGCCAGAACCCGCAATACTTTATTTCCCTTACTGATCGGCATTGCCAGCCTTAGTATTTTGGTGTTGTTGTGGCAGGGGGCTAGAGCGATCGCCACGGGAGCGCTTAGTGTAGGTGACTTTATCGCCTTGCTCTTGTATGTCGAACGCCTGATCTTCCCGACAGCGCTACTGGGCTTTACGATTACGGCGTATCAACGAGGTGAGGTTAGTATCGATCGCGTCGAGTCCATCTTGACGGTGGAACCGAAAATCAAAAATGAACCGGGTGTGGTGCCATTAACCTTAACAGAAGTCAAGGGTCGCCTCACCGCTCGCGATCTCAGCTTTACTTATCCTGGCTCAGTCATACCAGCGCTGCAAAATGTCAGCTTTACGATCAAACCCGGTGAAACAGTCGCGATCGTTGGGTCAATCGGGTCAGGTAAATCTACTTTAGCCAACGCCATTCCTCGGTTACTGGATATCTCACCGGGACAGTTGTTCGTCGATGACTACGATATTACGCAGTTACGTCTACAGGATTTGCGGTCTGCGATCGCTTACGTGCCGCAAGACAGCTTCCTCTTCAGCACCACCGTCAAGAACAACATTCGTTACGGCGACCCCCTAGCAGAACAGCCAGAGGTGGAGTACGCGGCGAAGCAGGCCCAAATTCACCAAGAAATTCTTAACTTCCCGCACCAATACGAAACGGTAGTAGGCGAACGCGGCATTACGCTATCAGGTGGGCAACGACAGCGCAGCGCTTTGGGTAGAGCTTTATTAGTTGACGCACCCATCCTGATTCTGGATGATGCCCTCTCTAGCGTCGATAACCAAACCGCCACCCAAATTCTGCAAAATTTGTCGGAAGGCACCCAGCGTAAAACTGTGTTGTTTATTTCCCACCAACTCGCTGCGGCTGCCACCGCCGACCGCATTTTTGTCATGGAGCATGGTCAGATTGTCCAGACAGGTACCCATGAACAGCTCCTGAAACAGCCCGGATTGTACCAATCGCTGTGGAACCAACATGCCTTGGAGGAGATGCTGCGATAG
- a CDS encoding sugar transferase translates to MTTHSLLSSTASPLMVPESVFQVPHPSTCSVAKRLLDIVGSIIGLLILALVFVPVAIAIKLDSPGPIFYKQKRYGLHGQPFEIRKFRSMVENADALKALIPNEAKGLIFKNREDPRITQIGRFLRRTSLDEFPQFWNVLRGEMSLVGTRPPTADEVVHYDERHWQRLSVKPGITGEWQVNGRSSVKDFEAIVDLDLRYQSHWTPWYDLTIIFKTVFVIFAKTGAY, encoded by the coding sequence ATGACGACGCATTCTCTACTGTCATCAACAGCTAGCCCCCTGATGGTGCCGGAGTCTGTCTTTCAGGTTCCCCATCCATCCACCTGCTCTGTAGCAAAGCGGTTGCTCGACATTGTCGGCAGCATTATTGGCTTATTGATTTTAGCTTTAGTGTTCGTCCCGGTGGCGATCGCGATCAAGCTAGATAGCCCTGGCCCGATTTTCTATAAGCAAAAACGTTATGGGCTGCATGGCCAGCCTTTTGAGATCCGCAAATTCCGCTCAATGGTGGAAAATGCCGATGCTCTCAAAGCGCTAATCCCTAACGAAGCCAAAGGATTGATCTTCAAAAATCGTGAAGATCCTCGAATCACGCAGATAGGTCGTTTTCTGCGCCGTACTAGCCTCGACGAATTCCCGCAGTTTTGGAATGTGTTGAGAGGGGAAATGAGTTTGGTTGGCACCCGTCCTCCCACGGCTGACGAAGTGGTTCACTATGACGAGCGTCACTGGCAGCGCTTGTCCGTAAAGCCCGGTATCACCGGAGAATGGCAAGTCAACGGTCGTTCTTCAGTCAAAGACTTTGAAGCAATTGTAGACTTGGATTTGCGCTATCAGAGCCATTGGACTCCTTGGTACGATCTGACGATCATCTTCAAGACCGTATTTGTGATCTTTGCCAAAACAGGCGCTTACTAA
- the hemB gene encoding porphobilinogen synthase gives MFPTHRPRRLRANPQLRRMVRETIVTTSDLIYPLFAVPGEAIAQEVRSMPGVYQLSIDKIVEEAKEVYDLGIPAIILFGIPADKDIDATGAWHDCGIVQKAATAVKEAVPDLIVIADTCLCEYTSHGHCGYLQVGDLSGRVLNDPTLELLKKTAVSQAKAGVDIIAPSGMMDGFVQAIRQGLDEAGFQDLPILSYAAKYASAYYGPFRDAADSAPQFGDRRTYQMDPGNAREAIKEIELDIAEGADMLMVKPALSYMDIIWRVKEASNLPVAAYNVSGEYSMVKAAALNGWIDEEKVVMETMTSFKRAGADLILTYHAKDIARWLG, from the coding sequence ATGTTTCCGACCCATCGCCCTCGCCGCTTGCGTGCCAATCCTCAGCTTCGTCGGATGGTACGTGAAACCATTGTCACCACCAGCGATTTGATCTACCCGCTGTTTGCCGTTCCGGGCGAGGCGATCGCTCAGGAAGTTCGCTCCATGCCAGGAGTTTACCAACTGTCTATCGACAAAATTGTTGAGGAAGCCAAAGAAGTCTATGACTTGGGCATTCCCGCAATTATTCTGTTTGGCATTCCTGCGGACAAAGACATTGATGCCACTGGGGCTTGGCATGACTGCGGCATTGTCCAGAAAGCGGCAACGGCGGTGAAAGAAGCGGTTCCCGACTTGATCGTCATTGCGGATACCTGCCTGTGCGAGTACACCTCTCATGGCCACTGCGGCTATTTACAAGTGGGTGACTTGAGCGGTCGGGTACTCAACGATCCCACTCTAGAATTGCTGAAGAAAACAGCCGTTTCCCAAGCCAAAGCAGGCGTTGACATCATTGCGCCTTCTGGGATGATGGACGGTTTCGTGCAAGCGATTCGTCAAGGTTTGGATGAAGCGGGTTTCCAAGATCTGCCGATTCTTTCCTACGCTGCTAAGTATGCTTCTGCCTACTACGGCCCCTTCCGGGATGCGGCAGATTCTGCGCCTCAGTTTGGCGATCGCCGCACCTACCAAATGGACCCAGGCAACGCCCGCGAAGCAATCAAAGAAATTGAGCTGGACATCGCCGAAGGCGCGGACATGCTGATGGTGAAACCTGCGCTGTCTTACATGGACATTATCTGGCGCGTTAAAGAGGCAAGCAACTTGCCTGTCGCGGCTTATAACGTCTCTGGCGAATACTCGATGGTGAAAGCCGCTGCCCTCAACGGCTGGATCGACGAAGAGAAAGTCGTGATGGAAACCATGACCAGCTTTAAGCGCGCGGGTGCTGACCTCATCCTCACCTACCACGCCAAAGATATTGCTCGTTGGTTGGGCTAA
- the rpmA gene encoding 50S ribosomal protein L27 — translation MAHKKGTGSTRNGRDSNAQRLGVKRFGGQAVRAGNILVRQRGTKFHPGNNVGRGSDDTLFALVDGVVTFERKGKSGKKVSVYPAAAEAPVAVTA, via the coding sequence ATGGCTCATAAGAAAGGTACAGGTAGTACTCGTAACGGTCGCGACTCAAATGCTCAACGCCTTGGCGTAAAGCGCTTCGGTGGTCAGGCAGTTCGCGCTGGCAACATCTTGGTGCGTCAGCGTGGCACCAAATTCCACCCTGGTAACAACGTCGGTCGTGGCAGCGATGACACTCTCTTCGCTCTCGTTGATGGTGTTGTAACCTTCGAAAGAAAAGGCAAGAGCGGCAAGAAGGTTAGCGTTTATCCCGCTGCTGCTGAAGCTCCTGTGGCAGTTACTGCTTAA
- a CDS encoding glycoside hydrolase family 3 N-terminal domain-containing protein has protein sequence MVGSSVTPPLPDWESLSLAEQVAQMVVVRASGYLFDHQIQYPIWEPPAATLQHWLQDLGVGGVILLGGSAAEIALRSQQLQDWAQIPLLIAADIEEGVGQRFSGATWFPPPMALNAIAQRDLDKALNYAEAMGAYTAQEALAIGLNWVLAPTVDVNNNPNNPVINVRAFGETPKTVSKLATAFIQGAQRHPVLTAAKHFPGHGDTATDSHLDLPVLAHSPDRLAALELPPFKSAIAAGVDAVMSAHLQIPAWDAQFPATLSHRILTQELRQNLGFDGLIVTDALVMGAIANRYGVNEAPVLAVEAGADILLMPLDPAGAIKAVCEAVETGRITPERIQASVERIWRAKFKVCSPMPESADITHAWENLPPPPIQLEQLSPPEAIATANSILKDSMQVHFPLESRLSQPSESQPLRNVVIVDDALTCDFLGRYTPAIALPQTKGYQLQLVDSHTPAISFERPATLQPTLLQLFIRGNPFRGSAGLTQTAQDWFKFLLGTNQLQSLVIYGSPYAVEQFIPQLPADVPYVFTYGQMPAAQAIALNALLNPQV, from the coding sequence TTGGTTGGATCTAGCGTGACTCCTCCACTGCCAGACTGGGAAAGCTTGTCCCTGGCTGAGCAAGTGGCTCAGATGGTGGTTGTCAGAGCTTCAGGCTACCTGTTCGACCACCAAATTCAGTATCCGATTTGGGAGCCTCCTGCTGCCACGCTGCAACATTGGTTGCAAGATCTGGGCGTAGGGGGTGTGATTTTATTGGGTGGGAGCGCTGCCGAGATTGCCCTGCGATCGCAACAACTGCAAGACTGGGCGCAGATTCCCCTCTTGATTGCCGCTGATATTGAGGAAGGCGTAGGTCAGCGCTTCTCCGGGGCTACTTGGTTTCCGCCACCAATGGCGCTCAATGCGATTGCCCAACGGGATTTAGACAAAGCACTGAATTACGCTGAGGCGATGGGAGCTTATACGGCTCAGGAAGCCCTAGCGATCGGCCTCAACTGGGTCTTGGCTCCAACGGTGGATGTCAACAACAATCCCAATAACCCCGTGATCAATGTGCGGGCTTTTGGAGAAACGCCAAAAACGGTATCGAAGCTGGCAACGGCATTTATTCAAGGGGCGCAACGACATCCCGTTCTGACTGCGGCTAAACATTTTCCAGGCCACGGTGACACCGCTACAGATTCCCATCTGGATTTGCCTGTCCTAGCTCACTCTCCCGATCGCTTAGCCGCCCTGGAACTGCCACCGTTTAAGAGCGCGATCGCGGCAGGTGTCGATGCGGTAATGAGTGCTCACCTGCAAATTCCCGCTTGGGATGCTCAGTTTCCGGCGACGCTTTCTCACCGAATTCTGACTCAAGAACTGCGGCAGAACTTGGGCTTTGACGGGCTGATTGTCACTGATGCCTTAGTCATGGGCGCGATCGCCAACCGCTATGGCGTGAACGAAGCGCCAGTTTTGGCCGTGGAAGCAGGCGCAGATATTTTGTTGATGCCCCTAGACCCCGCAGGCGCGATCAAAGCCGTCTGTGAAGCGGTCGAAACAGGTCGAATTACGCCAGAGCGCATTCAAGCGTCAGTAGAGCGGATTTGGCGGGCTAAGTTCAAGGTCTGCTCTCCCATGCCTGAAAGTGCTGACATCACTCATGCTTGGGAAAATCTACCGCCACCCCCAATTCAACTGGAGCAACTCTCGCCACCAGAAGCGATCGCCACGGCCAACAGCATCCTCAAGGATTCCATGCAGGTGCATTTCCCTCTAGAATCCCGCCTGAGCCAACCTAGCGAGAGTCAGCCTTTACGCAACGTTGTGATTGTGGATGATGCCTTAACTTGTGACTTTTTAGGGCGCTATACCCCCGCGATCGCCCTACCCCAAACCAAAGGCTATCAACTGCAATTGGTGGATAGTCATACTCCAGCTATTTCGTTTGAACGCCCTGCGACCCTTCAGCCAACTCTGCTGCAACTCTTTATTCGCGGCAACCCGTTTCGTGGTAGCGCAGGACTCACCCAGACTGCTCAAGATTGGTTTAAATTTTTGCTAGGAACAAATCAACTTCAATCGTTGGTGATCTACGGCAGTCCTTATGCAGTGGAGCAGTTTATTCCCCAACTCCCTGCCGATGTACCTTATGTCTTTACCTACGGCCAAATGCCTGCTGCCCAAGCGATCGCCCTAAACGCTTTACTCAACCCGCAAGTCTGA
- a CDS encoding DUF751 family protein: MRDFLVNVSRYPTYFISIGLGVFLNAVRPLIPLFKRPATAIALTGIFVAGLVFLSLTLRAMLGLSPA; the protein is encoded by the coding sequence ATGAGAGACTTTTTGGTTAACGTATCTCGCTACCCCACCTACTTCATCAGCATTGGTTTGGGGGTTTTCCTGAATGCCGTCAGACCTTTAATTCCCCTCTTTAAGCGACCTGCCACCGCGATCGCCTTGACGGGCATCTTCGTCGCAGGTTTGGTCTTTCTCAGTCTGACACTCCGGGCCATGCTAGGACTAAGCCCTGCATAA
- the rplU gene encoding 50S ribosomal protein L21, with protein sequence MAYAIIETGGKQLRVEPGRFYDVERIAGDVDAAVTIDKVLFVQNDGEISVGQPLVAGAAVQGTILRQLRGRKIIVYKMQPKKKTRKKQGHRQELTRLMINSIHLNGTELGAGEG encoded by the coding sequence ATGGCTTACGCAATTATTGAAACGGGTGGAAAGCAACTGCGGGTAGAACCGGGTCGCTTTTATGATGTCGAGCGGATTGCAGGGGATGTTGATGCCGCTGTCACCATCGACAAAGTTCTGTTTGTGCAGAACGATGGTGAAATCTCTGTTGGTCAGCCTTTAGTGGCAGGGGCAGCGGTTCAAGGCACCATCCTGCGCCAACTGCGGGGCCGCAAGATCATCGTATATAAGATGCAGCCTAAGAAGAAAACCCGTAAGAAGCAGGGTCACCGTCAAGAATTAACCCGCTTGATGATCAACTCCATCCACCTGAATGGCACCGAGTTGGGTGCGGGCGAAGGCTAA
- a CDS encoding class II aldolase/adducin family protein has translation MLTTAIATPNIPQPPTFTSLAEERLHRKQRLAAALRLFAQYGFDEGIAGHITVRDPEHLDHFWVNPFGLYFGHIRVSDLILVNDAGEVVEGDRPVNRAAFAIHSQIHAARPDVVAAAHSHSTYGKTWSCLGRLLDPLTQDACSFYQDHALFDDYTGVVLDPAEGRRIAQSLGEKKALILRNHGLLTVGHTVDEAAWWFITMDRSCQVQLMAEAAGNPIPIDPENAAIAQRQVGSHNIGWFSFQPLYDKIVRQQPDLLD, from the coding sequence ATGTTGACGACTGCGATCGCCACTCCCAACATTCCGCAGCCTCCCACCTTCACCTCCCTTGCGGAAGAACGCCTACACCGCAAACAACGCTTGGCAGCAGCTTTACGGCTATTTGCTCAGTATGGTTTTGACGAAGGCATCGCAGGTCACATCACCGTCCGCGACCCTGAACATCTTGATCACTTCTGGGTTAACCCATTTGGCTTGTACTTCGGTCACATTCGAGTCAGCGACTTGATTCTAGTAAACGATGCAGGCGAAGTGGTGGAAGGCGATCGCCCCGTAAATCGGGCTGCTTTTGCGATTCACTCCCAAATTCATGCAGCGCGTCCAGACGTGGTGGCAGCAGCTCATTCCCACTCCACCTACGGCAAAACTTGGTCTTGCTTGGGCCGCTTGCTCGATCCGCTGACACAGGATGCCTGCTCCTTCTACCAAGACCACGCCTTATTCGATGATTACACCGGAGTCGTACTTGACCCTGCCGAAGGTCGCCGCATTGCTCAATCCCTCGGCGAGAAGAAAGCTCTGATTCTCCGCAATCATGGCTTACTCACCGTCGGCCATACCGTCGATGAAGCAGCTTGGTGGTTCATCACAATGGATCGCTCTTGCCAAGTGCAGTTGATGGCAGAAGCCGCAGGAAACCCGATCCCGATCGATCCTGAAAATGCCGCGATCGCCCAAAGACAAGTGGGTAGCCACAACATCGGCTGGTTTAGCTTCCAACCGCTTTACGACAAAATCGTTCGCCAACAACCCGATTTATTGGATTAA
- a CDS encoding DNA adenine methylase — protein MSPQTAPSIAPRPFLKWAGGKNQLIPQYQAYFPFPRKFKTYYEPFLGGGAVFFHLLPGRGVLTDINPELVNVYCCVRDQVEPLTQLLQKHQQNHSYDYYYQVRAEKPNTELERAARLIYLNKTCFNGLYRENSKGDFNVPMGRYKNPGICNADLLRSVSIALRSIIIEIKPFEAVLQHATHEDFVYFDPPYYPLSPTSNFTAYSRYAFEQEHQVRLRDVFVELANRGVKVMLSNSDCEFIRELYQGFNIYAIAAARSINSKASKRGKITEVLVTSY, from the coding sequence ATGTCACCTCAAACCGCTCCCTCTATCGCTCCCCGTCCCTTCTTGAAGTGGGCAGGCGGAAAGAACCAATTGATTCCGCAATACCAGGCTTACTTTCCCTTTCCCAGGAAGTTTAAAACATATTATGAGCCGTTCTTAGGAGGTGGTGCTGTTTTCTTTCACCTTTTACCTGGGCGAGGAGTGCTGACAGATATCAATCCAGAATTAGTCAATGTTTATTGCTGCGTTCGAGACCAGGTTGAACCTCTAACTCAGCTTTTGCAGAAGCATCAGCAAAACCATTCTTATGATTATTACTATCAAGTGAGGGCCGAAAAACCTAACACTGAATTAGAGCGCGCAGCACGACTAATTTATTTAAATAAAACTTGCTTCAATGGCCTATATCGAGAGAATTCTAAAGGAGATTTTAATGTGCCAATGGGGCGTTATAAAAATCCTGGGATTTGCAATGCAGATTTATTGCGGTCGGTTTCTATAGCATTGCGCTCGATTATCATTGAAATCAAACCCTTTGAAGCAGTTTTGCAACATGCCACTCATGAGGATTTTGTCTATTTTGATCCGCCTTACTATCCCTTAAGCCCCACTAGTAATTTTACCGCTTACAGTCGCTATGCCTTTGAGCAAGAGCATCAAGTAAGACTGAGGGATGTCTTTGTAGAACTCGCGAATCGAGGGGTGAAAGTGATGCTTTCCAATTCGGATTGTGAATTTATTCGAGAGTTATATCAGGGCTTCAATATTTATGCGATCGCTGCTGCCCGATCAATCAACTCTAAGGCAAGCAAACGAGGCAAAATCACAGAAGTTTTAGTGACTTCCTATTAA